One genomic region from Leptospira tipperaryensis encodes:
- the map gene encoding type I methionyl aminopeptidase, giving the protein MSIETEKDLIGLKKIGKIVGLVLKEMKAFAKSGMSTKELDDFGLDLLKRYGARSAPVITYNFPGTTCISVNREIAHGIPSSKKILKDGDLINIDVSAELGGYFGDNGSSFILGQAHPILSSLVDCSRTSLYKGVAQAKAGNRISDIGKAIHEEAKSYGFTVIKNLMGHGTGGSLHEAPKYIPCYEDKRYSQKLKSGMVLAIETFISTKSEIAMETSDGWTLVTRDGSYVAQQEHTIVVTDQEPILLTASNGV; this is encoded by the coding sequence ATGTCTATTGAAACAGAAAAGGATCTAATCGGTCTGAAAAAAATCGGGAAAATCGTGGGACTCGTTCTAAAAGAAATGAAAGCCTTTGCAAAATCCGGAATGTCCACCAAAGAGTTGGATGACTTCGGACTCGATCTTTTGAAAAGATACGGGGCAAGATCCGCTCCCGTGATTACATACAACTTTCCCGGCACGACCTGCATCAGCGTGAATCGTGAAATCGCACACGGAATTCCATCTTCCAAAAAAATTCTAAAAGACGGTGATCTGATCAATATCGACGTCTCCGCAGAACTTGGTGGATACTTTGGAGACAATGGAAGTTCTTTTATCTTAGGGCAAGCGCATCCGATTCTTAGCTCGTTGGTGGATTGTTCTCGGACTTCTCTTTACAAAGGAGTTGCTCAGGCCAAAGCAGGCAATCGAATCAGCGACATCGGAAAAGCGATTCACGAGGAAGCAAAATCCTACGGATTCACCGTTATCAAAAATTTAATGGGACATGGAACCGGAGGAAGCCTTCACGAAGCTCCAAAGTATATTCCTTGTTATGAAGACAAAAGATATTCTCAAAAACTAAAATCAGGAATGGTTCTTGCTATAGAAACGTTCATCTCCACAAAATCCGAAATCGCAATGGAAACTTCCGACGGATGGACCCTCGTGACCAGAGACGGAAGTTACGTCGCTCAACAAGAACATACGATCGTGGTAACAGACCAAGAACCGATTCTTCTTACTGCGAGCAACGGAGTATAA
- a CDS encoding MltA domain-containing protein — MPVVIIFIIFFFYNFINLNAKELEESGFVPVNKPPDLQKIEDIKTLERAFQESKLYFERLPAKWKTKLHKNSYNKEDFLSSLEKLRRILKQKDSEKRKIEFQKSFFLLETADPNEGKITGYYEVIIEGRNRPEGEFAHPVLGTPSDLVVKKRGTERVVGKIVNGNFLPYESRSELENPSSWNSKTNPIAFVKIVDLHLAQLEGSAVVQTPKEDAFRITYASDNGKNYISPAESLNGVCQSLIPSDLRNCILEHPQEVKAAILKNPRYVFFQKESSAPRGSGGIELIPKRSVAMDPNIPLGIPALISFESPSVAEENRLVFVHDRGSKITGHGRLDYFLGTGKKAEDQAGRIQSPGRILLILPKK, encoded by the coding sequence AAATTTGAATGCAAAAGAATTGGAGGAATCCGGATTTGTACCGGTAAACAAACCGCCCGATCTACAAAAGATCGAAGACATAAAAACCTTAGAACGCGCCTTTCAAGAATCAAAGCTTTACTTTGAAAGATTACCGGCGAAATGGAAAACAAAACTCCACAAAAATTCTTACAATAAAGAAGATTTTCTGAGTTCCTTGGAGAAACTAAGAAGAATTTTAAAACAGAAAGATTCGGAAAAAAGAAAAATTGAATTCCAGAAATCATTTTTTCTTTTGGAAACCGCCGATCCAAACGAAGGAAAAATCACAGGATATTACGAAGTTATTATAGAAGGTAGAAACCGACCGGAAGGGGAATTTGCTCATCCCGTCTTGGGAACACCTTCCGACTTAGTCGTAAAAAAACGGGGAACGGAAAGGGTGGTAGGAAAGATCGTTAACGGAAATTTTCTTCCCTATGAAAGTAGATCCGAATTGGAAAATCCTTCTTCTTGGAATTCCAAAACCAATCCGATCGCATTCGTAAAAATTGTGGATCTTCATCTGGCACAACTGGAAGGTTCCGCGGTCGTTCAAACTCCCAAAGAAGACGCGTTTCGTATAACGTATGCTTCCGATAACGGAAAGAATTATATCAGCCCGGCCGAATCGTTGAACGGCGTTTGTCAAAGCCTGATTCCTTCCGATCTGAGAAACTGCATCTTAGAACATCCTCAGGAAGTAAAAGCGGCGATCTTAAAAAATCCTCGGTATGTATTCTTCCAAAAAGAGTCTTCGGCCCCGAGAGGAAGCGGCGGAATCGAACTCATTCCAAAAAGATCGGTCGCGATGGATCCGAATATTCCGCTGGGCATCCCGGCCTTGATTTCCTTTGAATCTCCTTCCGTCGCCGAAGAGAACCGTTTGGTATTCGTTCACGATCGAGGATCGAAGATAACGGGACACGGACGACTGGATTACTTTTTAGGGACGGGTAAGAAGGCCGAAGACCAAGCAGGACGAATTCAATCCCCAGGAAGAATCCTCTTAATTCTGCCGAAGAAGTAA
- a CDS encoding SDR family NAD(P)-dependent oxidoreductase: MKYDLALITGASGGLGTEFCNQLAANGSNLILTDLSSSSLKNLQSNLEKRFGIEVHTIPADLSVSEGREKIVSYLTKKKLKPDLLVNNAGLGYIGDFAKEPESSFLTTIRVNVEALAAMTRKLLPIMIENGKGRILNLASTASFQPVPYFTIYAASKVFVLYFTDGLSYELKGTGVSVHAVSPGPIRTPFFDKAFPKGFRTPDFLWLTPEKVVKTALSGMEKNQTIIVVGWVNRIQQILTSILPRRMSAWMGSIVFSIGKKR, from the coding sequence ATGAAATACGATTTGGCTTTGATCACGGGCGCATCGGGCGGATTGGGAACTGAATTTTGCAATCAACTCGCCGCAAACGGAAGCAATTTGATTCTCACCGACTTATCTTCGAGTTCTTTAAAAAATCTTCAAAGCAACTTGGAGAAAAGGTTTGGAATTGAAGTTCATACGATTCCCGCCGACCTTTCGGTTTCGGAGGGGCGAGAAAAAATCGTTTCTTATTTAACGAAAAAGAAATTAAAACCGGATCTATTGGTTAACAATGCCGGCCTCGGTTACATTGGCGACTTTGCGAAAGAACCCGAGTCCAGTTTTCTCACCACGATTCGAGTCAACGTGGAAGCCTTAGCGGCGATGACGCGAAAACTTCTTCCGATCATGATCGAAAACGGTAAAGGAAGAATTCTTAACTTGGCTTCTACCGCTTCGTTTCAACCGGTTCCGTATTTTACGATCTACGCAGCGAGCAAGGTCTTCGTATTGTATTTTACGGATGGATTGAGTTACGAACTCAAGGGAACAGGAGTGAGCGTGCACGCGGTTTCCCCGGGACCGATTCGAACTCCATTCTTTGACAAGGCTTTTCCGAAAGGTTTTAGAACTCCCGATTTCCTTTGGTTAACTCCGGAGAAAGTAGTAAAGACGGCTCTTTCCGGAATGGAAAAAAATCAGACTATCATCGTCGTAGGCTGGGTGAATCGGATTCAGCAGATTCTAACTTCCATTTTGCCTCGGAGAATGTCCGCTTGGATGGGATCGATCGTTTTCTCCATAGGCAAAAAGAGATAA
- a CDS encoding cyclic nucleotide-binding domain-containing protein yields the protein MPPESQNLLNHIQPIEYSKGQIIFRQGDPSKDQMFFISKGSVVLSETVDGKERAICRINENNFFGEMALLTGGKRTASAISATDEVRLISLDSSIIENMIHKNPKFMFRMLLTAASRHYREELNFTQLQHLIKIDPSNLEFADDYENCRIHNLGVISRIYGHLSNYFPPGKYLFHSGEPASEKLWFVLQGKLVLCKVARDGSESEIRDYHPGDLLDLSSLIGSNPRVFAVKAVEDTAIVTSIDRNLLYRVLTLNPKLFFNVFKTIVYDFTILNHCFKTSKEAEANLGNGVTHVSETVEVAGESGEGLDHLAEQASTSVNEVETESSESSSEPETAGALNKENS from the coding sequence ATGCCTCCTGAATCACAGAACTTACTCAATCATATTCAACCGATAGAATACTCCAAAGGTCAGATTATTTTTCGACAAGGAGATCCTTCTAAGGATCAGATGTTTTTTATTTCTAAAGGCTCAGTCGTTTTGTCCGAGACGGTTGACGGTAAAGAACGAGCTATTTGTCGAATTAACGAAAACAATTTTTTCGGAGAAATGGCTCTTCTAACCGGCGGTAAAAGAACCGCGTCAGCGATCTCCGCGACGGATGAAGTTCGTTTGATTTCCTTGGACAGTAGCATCATCGAAAACATGATCCATAAAAATCCGAAATTTATGTTTCGGATGCTTTTGACTGCGGCGAGTCGACACTATCGAGAAGAGCTTAACTTCACACAATTGCAACATCTTATAAAAATCGATCCTTCCAATTTGGAATTTGCGGACGATTATGAGAATTGTAGAATTCATAATCTAGGGGTAATCAGCAGAATCTACGGACATCTTAGCAATTATTTTCCTCCAGGAAAGTATCTGTTTCATTCCGGCGAACCCGCTTCGGAAAAACTCTGGTTTGTTCTACAAGGAAAATTAGTACTTTGTAAAGTAGCTAGAGACGGATCCGAATCTGAAATCAGAGACTATCATCCCGGCGATTTATTGGATCTATCTTCTCTGATCGGTTCGAACCCGAGAGTTTTTGCGGTGAAGGCTGTCGAAGATACTGCGATCGTAACTTCGATCGATAGAAATTTGTTGTATCGAGTTCTTACCTTGAATCCTAAATTATTCTTCAATGTGTTTAAGACGATCGTCTACGATTTTACGATTCTCAATCACTGCTTTAAGACGAGTAAGGAAGCGGAAGCGAATCTTGGCAACGGTGTGACTCATGTTTCTGAAACTGTGGAAGTTGCAGGCGAAAGTGGGGAAGGACTCGATCATTTGGCGGAACAGGCTTCCACCTCGGTGAACGAAGTGGAAACTGAATCTTCCGAATCCAGCTCCGAACCGGAAACGGCCGGAGCCTTGAACAAAGAAAATTCTTAA
- the amt gene encoding ammonium transporter produces the protein MHLMFMGSTEKTLTDVLWILLCSGLVLLMQGGFLILESGLTRAKNSINVAIKNIADFGIATVLFWFIGFGLMFGQSWKGILGTSWFIPVFPPDDIWSPAFFLFQLVFCGTAATIVSGAIAERLKFVSYIISTILISGFIYPIAGHWVWAGLYQSETHGWLSVLGFRDFAGSSVVHSVGGWVALAFLLVVGPRTGRFVEGEPPRKVTGSNLPLAMLGGIILWVGWFGFNGGSTLAFDKHVPTVLLNTVLASGAAMFSGLFVGWFRKGYPDAVLPLNGSLGGLVAITACANVVNAMEAGLIGILAGILVSPIEDILEKFKIDDAVGAVPVHLGMGIFGTLCVGIFGNLQILNSGLTRWEQIQVQLLGIASIGTFVFGTSYLFFSTINRFFKLRVDPEEEYQGLNISEHRATTELIDLFLVMEHQKKTGDLSYNVPVEPFTEVGQIADRYNQVLGTVRITLDENEKARKELAKAYSKVQKEQERAEKLLLNVLPKSIADKLKKDSSVIAQSFSEASILFADIVGFTEIAGKFHPEKVVRILNKVFSAFDLMAEKYGLEKIKTIGDAYMVVGGLPQPRKDHTLAIAHMAWEMMDMLKRFRIKEGNLKLDMRIGINTGPVVAGVIGTKKFIYDIWGDAVNVASRMESHGLSGQIQVTNSTADLISEEFSMEKREDVEIKGKGKINTFILTGRKNLPSEELFFGFQP, from the coding sequence ATGCATTTAATGTTTATGGGCTCGACTGAAAAAACACTAACCGACGTTTTATGGATCTTACTCTGCTCAGGACTTGTTCTATTGATGCAGGGGGGATTCTTAATCTTAGAATCCGGATTAACAAGAGCTAAAAACTCGATCAACGTCGCGATCAAAAACATTGCCGACTTCGGAATCGCTACGGTTCTTTTTTGGTTTATCGGATTTGGCTTAATGTTCGGCCAGTCTTGGAAAGGAATTTTAGGAACATCTTGGTTTATTCCCGTATTTCCTCCCGATGATATTTGGAGCCCGGCCTTCTTTCTATTTCAATTGGTCTTCTGCGGTACTGCGGCGACGATCGTCTCGGGAGCCATCGCAGAAAGACTCAAATTCGTTTCGTATATCATTTCAACGATTCTTATTTCCGGCTTTATCTATCCTATCGCGGGACACTGGGTTTGGGCCGGGCTTTATCAATCGGAAACACACGGATGGTTATCAGTTCTGGGCTTTAGAGATTTCGCAGGTTCTTCCGTGGTTCATAGCGTGGGCGGTTGGGTCGCCCTCGCGTTTTTACTCGTAGTCGGGCCTAGAACAGGAAGATTTGTGGAAGGAGAACCTCCTCGTAAAGTTACCGGAAGCAACCTCCCCTTAGCAATGTTAGGCGGAATCATCCTTTGGGTCGGTTGGTTTGGATTTAACGGAGGAAGCACTCTCGCCTTTGACAAACACGTTCCGACCGTACTTTTAAACACGGTGCTCGCCTCGGGCGCCGCGATGTTTTCCGGGTTGTTCGTGGGCTGGTTTCGAAAAGGTTATCCGGACGCGGTCCTTCCTTTAAACGGATCGTTAGGCGGTCTTGTAGCAATCACCGCTTGTGCGAACGTGGTGAACGCGATGGAAGCCGGATTGATCGGAATTCTTGCCGGAATTCTTGTATCTCCCATCGAAGATATATTAGAAAAATTTAAAATTGACGACGCGGTCGGAGCTGTACCTGTTCATTTGGGAATGGGAATTTTCGGAACGCTTTGTGTCGGCATTTTTGGAAATCTTCAAATTCTAAATTCAGGTTTAACTCGCTGGGAACAAATCCAAGTTCAGCTTTTAGGAATCGCTTCCATCGGGACATTCGTCTTTGGAACCTCGTATCTGTTTTTTTCGACGATCAATCGATTTTTTAAATTGAGAGTCGATCCTGAAGAAGAATACCAGGGATTGAATATTTCTGAACACAGAGCGACGACCGAATTGATCGATCTTTTTTTGGTTATGGAACATCAAAAAAAAACGGGAGACCTGAGTTATAACGTTCCCGTCGAACCCTTTACCGAAGTCGGGCAAATCGCAGATCGATACAACCAAGTCCTCGGCACGGTCAGGATCACTTTAGACGAGAACGAAAAGGCAAGAAAAGAATTAGCCAAAGCTTATTCAAAAGTACAAAAGGAACAAGAACGAGCCGAAAAACTTTTGTTAAATGTTCTTCCGAAGTCGATCGCAGATAAACTTAAAAAAGACAGCTCCGTAATCGCTCAGAGTTTTAGCGAAGCGAGCATTCTATTTGCCGATATCGTAGGCTTTACCGAAATCGCAGGAAAGTTTCATCCTGAAAAAGTGGTCCGGATTTTAAACAAGGTATTTTCGGCGTTCGATCTTATGGCGGAAAAATACGGTCTCGAAAAGATCAAAACGATCGGAGATGCGTATATGGTGGTGGGCGGTCTTCCTCAACCGAGAAAGGATCATACATTAGCAATTGCTCATATGGCATGGGAAATGATGGATATGCTCAAACGATTTAGGATTAAGGAAGGAAATCTAAAACTCGATATGAGGATAGGAATCAACACCGGACCCGTTGTCGCAGGGGTAATCGGAACCAAAAAGTTTATCTACGATATCTGGGGAGATGCGGTCAACGTAGCGAGTAGAATGGAGTCGCACGGTTTGAGCGGTCAAATCCAAGTAACTAATTCCACTGCGGATCTGATTTCCGAAGAATTCTCGATGGAAAAAAGAGAAGACGTAGAGATCAAAGGAAAAGGAAAGATCAACACCTTCATCCTTACCGGGCGAAAGAATCTTCCTTCGGAAGAACTCTTTTTCGGATTTCAACCTTAA
- a CDS encoding acyl-CoA dehydrogenase family protein yields the protein MIQNNYFSDTQDIQDHFEHILPWTEIILDYENEFSDTSDGGPTNPTEAKEYYKTVLETVGDLAGNILSPHVAELDREGLRFKDGKVEFPPKMLELVAKVVEAGVQAYGFSRKYGGLGIPWTVKSFISEIFYRVDASLAIAIGCVNLAEILERHASKEMKEEWIPRLAAGEFVCAMGLTEPDHGSDLPNLRTKATKDQNGNWVLNGTKRFITHGCGFGETPAILLTLARSGEVGSGARGLSFFLVQSPDVQIAGIENKLGLHCSPTCEVVFENSPGLLIGEEGYGLIKYTMGMLNGARMGIAQQSTGLATAAYYEALKYSKERIQFGKPLIEIPAVKKIIDRLERETLAMRCLTLEGSRVMDRYYWRALRLEKKGASEKEAKNDTVVRYWEKIANVLTPISKFYCSESCLKVVSDALQVHGGAGYTEDYDIARIYRDARITTIYDGTSQIQINASIGGITSGLTHTFGEYLTELVNQLDSSLVHKLFHGFQELVSLYKDLPAREDKDTYAEEVVMTCSRLLAGILLELSCRRIPEERRQARLKHAKDYHLDTLSILEGNLAKLKEVSGVPA from the coding sequence ATGATTCAGAACAATTATTTTTCGGATACCCAAGATATCCAGGATCACTTTGAGCACATCCTTCCCTGGACCGAAATCATCCTCGATTACGAAAACGAATTCTCCGACACATCCGACGGAGGTCCTACCAATCCTACGGAAGCGAAAGAATATTATAAAACGGTTTTGGAAACGGTCGGCGATCTTGCCGGAAACATTCTCTCTCCTCACGTTGCGGAATTGGATCGAGAAGGATTGCGATTCAAAGACGGAAAGGTAGAATTTCCTCCCAAAATGTTAGAATTGGTCGCGAAGGTCGTCGAAGCGGGCGTGCAGGCTTACGGGTTTTCCAGAAAATACGGCGGACTTGGAATTCCCTGGACCGTGAAATCATTTATTTCCGAAATTTTTTATCGCGTAGACGCGTCACTCGCCATTGCTATCGGTTGTGTCAATCTCGCTGAAATATTGGAACGCCACGCATCCAAAGAAATGAAAGAAGAATGGATTCCTCGTTTGGCCGCGGGTGAATTTGTCTGTGCTATGGGGCTCACAGAACCCGATCACGGATCCGATCTTCCCAATCTTCGAACCAAAGCTACAAAAGATCAAAATGGGAATTGGGTCTTGAACGGAACCAAACGTTTTATCACTCACGGATGCGGCTTCGGAGAAACTCCGGCGATTCTTCTCACGTTGGCTCGTTCCGGAGAAGTCGGTTCCGGTGCGAGGGGACTTTCTTTTTTCCTCGTTCAAAGTCCGGACGTTCAGATCGCGGGAATCGAAAACAAGCTCGGACTTCACTGTTCTCCTACTTGCGAAGTTGTCTTTGAGAATTCACCGGGGCTTCTGATCGGAGAAGAAGGATACGGCCTCATAAAATATACGATGGGAATGTTGAACGGAGCGAGAATGGGAATCGCACAACAATCCACGGGACTCGCGACTGCAGCATATTATGAAGCTCTAAAATACTCCAAAGAAAGAATTCAATTCGGAAAACCCCTGATTGAAATTCCTGCGGTGAAAAAAATTATCGATCGTCTTGAAAGGGAAACCCTTGCGATGCGTTGTCTGACCTTGGAAGGATCGAGGGTGATGGATCGATACTACTGGCGCGCGCTTCGTTTGGAAAAAAAAGGGGCTTCCGAAAAGGAAGCGAAGAACGATACCGTGGTTCGTTATTGGGAAAAGATCGCGAACGTTCTGACCCCGATCAGCAAATTCTATTGTTCCGAGTCTTGTTTAAAAGTTGTGAGTGATGCGCTTCAGGTTCACGGAGGCGCCGGTTATACGGAAGACTATGATATCGCGAGAATCTATCGAGATGCAAGGATTACGACTATCTACGACGGGACTTCTCAAATCCAGATCAACGCAAGTATCGGCGGAATCACTTCCGGTCTTACGCATACGTTCGGAGAATATCTGACCGAACTCGTGAACCAGTTGGATTCTTCTCTTGTACATAAATTGTTTCACGGATTTCAAGAACTCGTTTCTCTTTACAAGGATCTTCCCGCTAGAGAAGACAAAGATACCTACGCGGAAGAAGTTGTTATGACCTGTTCTCGTCTTCTCGCGGGAATTCTTTTGGAACTTTCCTGCCGTAGAATTCCGGAAGAAAGAAGACAAGCTCGTCTCAAACACGCAAAGGATTATCATCTGGACACGCTTTCGATCTTGGAAGGAAATCTTGCAAAACTAAAGGAAGTCAGCGGGGTTCCGGCTTAG